In the Helicobacter sp. 'house sparrow 1' genome, GTAAAATTGTTGCAGATAGTTATATTAAATCAGGAGAAATTCAAAAGGCTATTGTTTTATTAGAAAATATCAAACAACAAGAAGAATCCCCCATAGTAGATAATATATTAGGCACCTTGTATCTTAATCAAAAGCAATTTGATAAAGCTTTGGGACTTTTAAAAAAGTACTATGACTTTTCAAAGGATGAGGAGGCATTAAAAAAAATACTTGCTGTTTATGTATCTAAAAATCAAAATCAGGCTGTTATAGATACTTTGGCCGAAGCGTTGGAAAAAAATTGGTGTAGTGAGGATTTATGCACCAAGGCAATTGAAATTTTTAATCAATTTGATGCAAATGACAGGGCTTATACTATTTTTAGGAATGCATACCAAGAGAAGCCTACAATGGAAAATGCAAAATATTATCTTCAAGTTTTAATCAATCAAAAGAAATTCCTGCAAGCAGAAGAAATTGCAAAAAATTTCCCCTTTGATAGAAGATTGTTGCTTGATTTATACATTGCACAAAATAAGTTTCAAGATGCTTCACTTCAGGCTAGAAGAATTTATGAGGAGCATAATGAAGCAAAATTCTTAGCATGGAGTGCTATTTATGCTTATCAGGCAAAGAAAGATTTTGCTAAAGAGGAGTTGGATAAAATTCTTGGAGATTTGGAGAAGGCAATCAATGATCGAGATATGCAGCGTCAGGTAAATAAGGAAAATCCAAGCAACGAAGATGCTTTCTTTTATAATTTTTTAGGTTATTCACTTATTGAACATGGATATGATATACAAAGAGGTATTTCTTTGGTAAAAAAAGCACTTAAAATAGCACCAAATTCTATTGTATATATAGATTCCCTTGCTTGGGGGTATTATAAGATGGGTGATTGCACACAAGCTCAAAGTATTTTTGCAACAATTCCAAAGGATCAAATTAAACAGGATAAAGATTTAAAAGAGCATTTTGAACTTATTGGCAAATGTCGTTAATAATATTTAGTTTAATTATTTTTTAATATTTTTTTTGATAAAAGAGAAAGTTTGAATTTTTTAGGAGGTTAGAATGTCTTTATTGATAAATGAAGAGTGCATTGCGTGTGATGCTTGTAGGGAGGAATGTCCAAATAGCGCAATTGAGGAAAGTGATCCTGTATATATGATTGATCCAGATTTATGTACAGAGTGTGTTGGGTATTATGATGAACCAAGTTGTGTTGCCGTGTGTCCAGTTGATGCGATTATTCCAGATCCAGATAATATAGAGAGTATAGAGGAGTTAAAATATAAGTTTGAGCAATTAAACCAAGGTGAGTAATGGCAAAAATAACCACAGTTATTGATATTGGTTCAAATTCTGTTCGTATGGCTATCTTTAAAAAGACAAGTCGCTTTGGATTTGCTTTAATTTATGAATTAAAATCCAAGGTTCGTATCTCAGAGGGTAGCTATAATGCTAATGGATTTTTGCGGGAAAAACCAATGCAAAGAGCAATTAGCGCACTAAAAGAGTTTAAAAAAATTGCAAAAATCTATAAAAGTAGAAAAATATTTTGTATTGCAACAAGTGCAGTTAGGGATGCTCCAAATGCAAGGAATTTTGTTCAAAGGGTGGATAAAGAGTGCGGTATCAAAGTAAAAGTTATTGATGGTAAAAAAGAGGCTTTTTTTGGTTCGATTGCTTGTGCCAACTTGTCCCATAAAAGAGATGGGATTATGGTGGATATTGGTGGAGGAAGCACAGAGTGTGCCTTGATTAAAGATGGAAAGGTGCAGGATGTGGTTTCTTTAAATATTGGAACAATTAGATTAAAAGAACTTTTTTTTGATAAGAAAGTGGAGCTAAAAGAAGCAAAAAAATTTGTGCAAAATGCTCTTGAGATTCTTCCAGATTCTTTTAAGCACCAAAATATTTTTGGAGTTGGTGGGACAATCAGAGCACTTGCAAAGCTGATTATGAAGCAAATTAATTATCCCATAGATTTGATACATGGTTTTGAAATTGATGTCCAAAGGTATATTAAGTTTATTGATAAGATTGTTAGAGCCAGGGAAGATAAATTAGATGATTTTGGGATAGCAGAAGAGCGATTGGATAATATTCAAGGTGGGCTTTTGATCCTATTAATGTTAATAAAATGCTTTGGGACTCAAACAATTACCACTTGTGGCACAGGTATTAGGGAAGGAGTCTTTCTTGCAGATTTGTTGCGATCTCACCGCCATATAATCCCAAATAATATAAATCCTTCCCTACAATATGCAATGGATTCTTTTAATCTTGATAAGCAGTGTTTAATGATTAAAAAGATAGCCTTGAAACTTTTTGATCTACTACGGATGGATTTTAATTTAAATGATGATGATAGAAAAATCCTACGCGATGCTAGTTTGCTTTCTCAAATTGGAACTTGCATAGATTTTTACCATACAAATAAGCATAGTGCATACTTTGCAAAGTATGTATTAAATTATGGTTTTTCGCATTATCAAAGAGTGATTATTTCTTTACTCATCACTTTTTCTGATAAAAAAATTCCAAAAGATTCTGACATTCAAACTTACCAAGGATTAGGGCTTGAACTACCAACTCTGCAAATTTTAAGTTTTATTTTAAGTCTTGCTAAAGTTTTAGAGATTTCTTATGATAATTCAATAGGTATATCATATCGCCAGAATCAATTGATTCTTTCAGGAGCTAGTAGTAATTTTATCTTGATGGAAAAGGTTGGAAAATTAGCAC is a window encoding:
- a CDS encoding tetratricopeptide repeat protein, coding for MIKILKKILFLLFLSLLNASQQEDLQIALGGDMLARGNFNEAKEIYQKLYNKTKSSALARQIAIASASAGDLSSAFQYALIYRNETKDTKDLLTSKIVADSYIKSGEIQKAIVLLENIKQQEESPIVDNILGTLYLNQKQFDKALGLLKKYYDFSKDEEALKKILAVYVSKNQNQAVIDTLAEALEKNWCSEDLCTKAIEIFNQFDANDRAYTIFRNAYQEKPTMENAKYYLQVLINQKKFLQAEEIAKNFPFDRRLLLDLYIAQNKFQDASLQARRIYEEHNEAKFLAWSAIYAYQAKKDFAKEELDKILGDLEKAINDRDMQRQVNKENPSNEDAFFYNFLGYSLIEHGYDIQRGISLVKKALKIAPNSIVYIDSLAWGYYKMGDCTQAQSIFATIPKDQIKQDKDLKEHFELIGKCR
- a CDS encoding YfhL family 4Fe-4S dicluster ferredoxin — protein: MSLLINEECIACDACREECPNSAIEESDPVYMIDPDLCTECVGYYDEPSCVAVCPVDAIIPDPDNIESIEELKYKFEQLNQGE
- a CDS encoding Ppx/GppA phosphatase family protein, yielding MAKITTVIDIGSNSVRMAIFKKTSRFGFALIYELKSKVRISEGSYNANGFLREKPMQRAISALKEFKKIAKIYKSRKIFCIATSAVRDAPNARNFVQRVDKECGIKVKVIDGKKEAFFGSIACANLSHKRDGIMVDIGGGSTECALIKDGKVQDVVSLNIGTIRLKELFFDKKVELKEAKKFVQNALEILPDSFKHQNIFGVGGTIRALAKLIMKQINYPIDLIHGFEIDVQRYIKFIDKIVRAREDKLDDFGIAEERLDNIQGGLLILLMLIKCFGTQTITTCGTGIREGVFLADLLRSHRHIIPNNINPSLQYAMDSFNLDKQCLMIKKIALKLFDLLRMDFNLNDDDRKILRDASLLSQIGTCIDFYHTNKHSAYFAKYVLNYGFSHYQRVIISLLITFSDKKIPKDSDIQTYQGLGLELPTLQILSFILSLAKVLEISYDNSIGISYRQNQLILSGASSNFILMEKVGKLARPKDISIVFE